The following coding sequences lie in one Synechococcus sp. PCC 7336 genomic window:
- a CDS encoding protochlorophyllide reductase: MDRQQKSTVVITGASSGVGLQGARALAERGWYVVMACRNLEKAERAAQSMGMAKESYEVMHLDLASLKSVRQFVDTFHNSGLPLDALVCNAAVYFPLEKEPLRSEDGYELSVATNHLGHFLLCNLMLEDLKQSQIEQPRLVIVGTVTANPKELGGQIPIPAPPNLGDLKGFEQGFKAPISTIDGEKFKSGKAYKDSKLCNVLTMRELHRRYHYKTGIVFSSFYPGCVADTPLFRNHFALFRAIFPWFQKNITGGYVSQELAGDRLAMVVADPACKQSGAYYSWGNRQQEDREVFVQEVSDEALDANKGKRLWELSEKLVGLA, encoded by the coding sequence ATGGATCGACAGCAGAAATCAACGGTCGTCATTACGGGAGCCTCTTCGGGGGTCGGCTTGCAGGGCGCGCGCGCGCTTGCAGAGCGGGGTTGGTACGTGGTGATGGCCTGCCGCAATTTAGAAAAGGCAGAACGGGCTGCTCAGTCAATGGGCATGGCCAAAGAGAGCTATGAGGTTATGCATCTCGACTTAGCTTCTTTAAAGAGTGTTCGACAGTTTGTTGACACTTTCCACAACAGCGGTCTGCCTCTGGATGCACTAGTCTGCAATGCAGCGGTTTACTTTCCCCTAGAGAAGGAACCCCTGCGCAGCGAAGACGGTTACGAGTTGAGCGTTGCCACCAACCACTTGGGGCATTTTCTCCTGTGTAACCTGATGCTGGAGGACTTGAAGCAATCGCAGATCGAGCAGCCGAGGCTAGTCATTGTCGGCACCGTCACGGCCAATCCGAAAGAATTAGGAGGTCAAATTCCGATTCCCGCTCCCCCCAATTTGGGGGATTTAAAAGGATTCGAGCAGGGATTCAAGGCTCCCATCTCTACGATCGACGGAGAAAAGTTTAAGTCCGGCAAGGCGTACAAAGATAGCAAGCTGTGTAACGTGCTAACAATGCGGGAACTGCATCGCCGCTACCACTACAAGACTGGGATTGTGTTTAGCTCCTTTTATCCCGGTTGTGTGGCCGATACGCCCTTATTCCGCAATCACTTTGCCTTATTTCGCGCCATCTTCCCCTGGTTCCAAAAAAATATTACGGGGGGATACGTGTCGCAGGAGCTGGCAGGCGATCGCCTTGCGATGGTGGTGGCCGATCCCGCCTGCAAGCAGTCTGGAGCCTATTACAGTTGGGGCAACCGCCAGCAAGAAGATCGCGAAGTCTTCGTGCAGGAGGTTTCAGACGAAGCTCTGGATGCCAACAAAGGCAAACGCCTGTGGGAGTTGAGTGAAAAGTTAGTCGGATTGGCCTAG
- the trmB gene encoding tRNA (guanosine(46)-N7)-methyltransferase TrmB: MSESLGRSAIAPPSNSAALGSNRPAAIDWPLKGSAPLRVRNHVNPLNIQYQTPAAPPHWERDYARLDRPFHLDIGTGSGRFLLTAARYNPDWNFLGVEIRRPLVERANAWVQDLGLDNLHFLACNINVTLPHLFAPEDLARVSIQFPDPWFKSRHHKRRVVQPQLVNQLACLLQPGGTVFLQSDIEAVAVEMEARFADHPAFENTHGPHVCLDCNPWGISSFREQSCLAKGLPIYRYELERRR; the protein is encoded by the coding sequence ATGTCTGAAAGCTTGGGGCGATCGGCGATCGCGCCTCCATCCAATAGTGCCGCACTGGGCTCGAACCGGCCAGCGGCGATCGACTGGCCCCTCAAAGGCTCCGCGCCCCTGCGGGTACGCAACCATGTCAATCCCCTCAACATTCAATACCAAACCCCCGCCGCACCGCCCCATTGGGAACGGGACTACGCCAGACTCGATCGCCCCTTTCACCTCGATATCGGCACCGGCAGCGGTCGATTTCTTTTGACTGCAGCTCGATATAACCCCGATTGGAATTTCCTGGGGGTGGAAATTCGTCGTCCGCTAGTGGAACGAGCCAATGCCTGGGTGCAAGATTTGGGCTTAGATAACCTTCACTTTCTCGCCTGCAATATCAACGTCACCCTGCCCCACCTGTTTGCCCCCGAGGATCTGGCGCGCGTCAGCATTCAGTTTCCCGACCCGTGGTTTAAGAGTCGCCACCACAAGCGTCGTGTCGTACAACCACAATTGGTGAACCAATTGGCTTGCCTGCTCCAGCCTGGAGGGACTGTGTTTTTGCAATCGGACATTGAAGCCGTAGCTGTGGAAATGGAAGCCCGCTTCGCCGACCATCCTGCCTTCGAAAATACCCACGGGCCTCATGTCTGCCTCGATTGCAACCCTTGGGGAATTTCCAGCTTCCGCGAGCAATCCTGTCTGGCTAAAGGGTTACCGATCTATCGTTACGAGTTGGAGCGCAGGCGCTAA
- the alr gene encoding alanine racemase — protein sequence MVQPSPSIRPLAVLPHPPTWVSAGAEIDDAIAMQRAWVEIDLGALRHNIRALMGILQPETELWAVVKANAYGHGAIPVAQAAIAAGAAGLCAATLHEGLELRQAGISAPVLLLGALRTAAELRGAMEAQLELTITDPEQIELCQRVAAERGCSVPVHLKVDTGMSRLGVAYREAADHWRSLVQAPLLIPRSLYSHFATADEPDCPTADLQHRRFEQVIQGLRARKLPIPPLHMANSAATLANPDWHYQRVRVGLALYGVSPAEFVDDRVQLRPVLSLKARVVHLKQVPAGTGVSYGHRYVTEQPTRIATVAIGYADGVPRRLSGQLRGVVRGQRLQQVGNVTMDQTMWVIPSEADVRVGDVVDLLGGEWDARRWAEALGTIPYEVLCGLSARLPRRILAAGAISRDNSSPQS from the coding sequence ATGGTGCAGCCGTCTCCCTCCATACGCCCCCTAGCGGTCCTACCCCATCCACCGACTTGGGTGTCGGCAGGAGCTGAGATTGACGATGCCATTGCTATGCAGCGGGCTTGGGTCGAAATCGATTTGGGGGCGCTGCGCCACAATATTCGAGCCTTGATGGGTATTTTGCAGCCAGAGACTGAGTTGTGGGCGGTGGTGAAGGCAAATGCCTACGGACATGGGGCCATACCGGTGGCCCAAGCGGCGATCGCGGCGGGGGCGGCGGGGTTATGTGCAGCCACGCTGCACGAGGGGTTGGAACTGCGGCAGGCGGGCATTTCAGCTCCAGTCTTACTGCTGGGGGCATTGCGGACAGCGGCTGAACTGCGGGGGGCGATGGAGGCTCAGTTAGAGCTGACGATTACCGATCCAGAGCAAATTGAGCTGTGTCAGCGGGTGGCTGCTGAAAGGGGCTGCAGTGTGCCCGTGCATCTCAAGGTGGATACGGGCATGTCGCGGTTGGGGGTTGCCTATCGCGAAGCTGCCGACCATTGGCGATCGCTCGTGCAGGCTCCTTTACTGATTCCTCGCAGCCTCTATTCCCATTTCGCTACTGCAGACGAGCCCGATTGCCCGACCGCCGACCTGCAGCATCGGCGCTTCGAGCAGGTGATTCAGGGGTTAAGAGCCCGCAAATTGCCGATTCCGCCCCTGCACATGGCCAACTCGGCGGCCACCTTGGCCAATCCTGACTGGCACTACCAGCGGGTGAGGGTGGGGCTGGCCTTGTATGGTGTCTCTCCAGCGGAGTTTGTGGACGATCGCGTTCAACTCCGTCCCGTTTTGAGTTTGAAGGCGCGGGTGGTGCATCTCAAGCAGGTGCCAGCGGGGACGGGGGTGAGTTACGGGCACCGATATGTGACGGAACAGCCAACTCGCATTGCGACGGTGGCGATTGGCTATGCCGATGGCGTCCCTCGCCGTTTGTCCGGTCAGTTGCGAGGGGTTGTGCGGGGACAGCGGTTGCAGCAGGTGGGCAATGTCACAATGGATCAAACCATGTGGGTCATTCCGTCTGAGGCCGACGTGCGAGTGGGAGACGTGGTGGATTTATTGGGTGGGGAGTGGGACGCTCGGCGATGGGCTGAGGCACTGGGAACGATCCCCTACGAAGTTCTTTGTGGCTTATCAGCCCGCTTGCCCCGCCGCATCCTCGCGGCTGGAGCGATCTCCAGAGATAATTCGTCGCCCCAAAGCTAG